Proteins encoded in a region of the Rickettsia bellii RML369-C genome:
- a CDS encoding alpha-2-macroglobulin family protein — protein MKNIFCKFTFTILLYLINFQVIAASFNEKIPLYFKLDNENLLAGQNSLNISLCDTRIKDWCAKPQRNTGVEGQKINEFLTITPEIKGEWRFNSWYNISFIPESNFLANQTYKVIVNTKDFFPSFIDFKSNIINFTTLPLLPTIKGMNYLQDNIDISKRFVQARIIFNYPIDSKTLEERIELTKISTKEKLPFSITFNQNKTEATVIANIEALTDKEDIVSIELKDGVKPLYGGVDFAHKNVDLQNNKPSNSIKYSYKEQVLIPSLSSYSKVTNVIATIVKDEKLKPQQVIVINTNTPILGEELKKHLELFLLPKDKPAFLGVTNKKDYRWQSPKEITDDILKSSEKVNFELLPSVPEVSTMHSFKVNTISARSLLVKVNSGIKASGGLMLGSDYAQIVQIPENLREVKLMSDGSILSLSGEKVLPVYSLGIDKLYLEIDKINQQEINHLISQTNRYNSFGNPTFINEYSFNEYNISEVFQEEVIINSENLNLPYYTDLDFSKYFNLEAKDSYSKGLFLTKVFAKDNQGNIISQDKRLILVTDLGLIVKTDKDGTHNIFVSYISNGKPASGVKVDIIGLNGEVIESQETDSNGHAVLSNVKDSSKEKTPVAYILTTSDDFSFMPYGRVDRQVNYSRFDVSGVVSSDQGLKAYLFSDRGIYRPGEHGHIGIILKQNDWQGKFDGLPLAVEVTNPRGQIIDKGKITLNPDGFTEYLFNTYDESLSGTYNVSLYLVSDKGDNSYLNSISLRVEDFQPDRMKININFNNLKDELWTNPKNLKANVNLINLYGTPAENRKVSGYIDIRPTQFFVPAFKDYKFYSSKENKEFFSERLGDITTDSKGDASFALNLEKYYNATFNLTLSVDGFEPDSGRSVNANKSIIVSPLDYIIGFKSDSDLKYLKRGTTPKIEFIAISNKADKVAVPDLSLTLKKINHVNNLVADGGGNYSYKSVPIETNISSDKIDITVEDGFVYNIPTKEAGDYVIYLTDKDGTIFAQSEFSVIGEGNVTANLTEKANLTVKLDQDSYEAGDTILLNIITPYTGYGLITIETDKMHNFTWFKTDENNTIQEIKIPNEFEGKGYVNVQFVRDLDAKEIFMSPFSYAVVPFTSDVHKHNQEIELALPTKIKSGEKLTINYSTTNPGKIVIFAIDEGILSFAGYQTPDPLNYFIGNRALEVTTSQIMDLILPESSFLMKAMAAPAGDYAMDISRNLNPFKRKDQPPVVFWSGILDAAPDKREITFNIPSYFNGTLRVMAVSASLEAAGAFKSDVLVQSDIIITPNLPLFVAPDDEFTVPVTIFNNLKDSGNAQVFVNIETSNGLKILEYPNEIQIDENKEATINVKLKATDKLGSADFKVTASINHLKPDIISLAVVHSSEITATTSVRPPMPNVTTVDTGFAAGNNITLKIARDLYPEFAKLQISASKSPLAIISGFRDFLNNYPYGCTEQLISQNFANVLLYDQQNLVTILQTDRKKMDESLSKAFQMLSERQNYDGGFKYWNNVSDSSDPFISVYAMHFLTEAASKYLAVPSDTFNQGIYYLENMANRSISSLNEAREKAYAVYILTRNNVITTSYIANILKYLEEYQQDKWHNDLTAVYLAASYKMLQMNEEADKLLDKFTLDKSTILKTDYLYYSPLIKYSEYLYLISLHFPERLKSFDQKVVEDIANFAKDNYSTLSASYAIMASITYANKINNADENTIKVNYSNQEVVLENNKIMQANFLINEAKEVNLTSTNNGFFYQLLTSGYDKILKENKEIVKGIEITKKYLDENNKEINKVKLGDNVTVKITMRSNSTNALNNMVILDLLPAGFELLPDNNINILELDKQAMIWRPIYTNRRNDRIMIFGTIPNHEMTYQYKIKAVNKGIFTLPAIYSESMYDPNTYYRGVIGSIIIE, from the coding sequence ATGAAAAATATTTTTTGTAAATTTACATTTACCATTTTGTTATATTTAATAAATTTTCAGGTGATTGCAGCAAGTTTTAATGAAAAAATACCATTATATTTTAAGCTTGATAATGAAAATTTGCTTGCCGGTCAGAATTCTTTAAATATTAGTTTATGCGATACTAGAATTAAAGATTGGTGTGCCAAGCCACAAAGAAATACAGGAGTTGAGGGACAAAAAATAAATGAGTTTTTAACGATTACCCCTGAAATTAAAGGGGAATGGCGATTTAACTCATGGTATAATATAAGCTTTATACCTGAAAGCAACTTTCTTGCTAATCAAACTTATAAAGTTATTGTTAATACTAAAGATTTCTTCCCAAGTTTTATCGATTTTAAAAGCAATATCATAAACTTCACAACTTTGCCGTTACTTCCTACTATTAAAGGGATGAATTATCTACAAGATAATATCGATATTTCAAAAAGATTTGTTCAAGCCAGAATAATTTTTAATTATCCTATAGACTCTAAAACTCTGGAAGAAAGAATTGAGCTTACAAAAATTTCAACGAAAGAAAAACTACCTTTTTCTATTACTTTCAACCAAAATAAAACTGAAGCTACTGTTATTGCTAATATAGAAGCCCTTACTGATAAGGAAGATATAGTATCTATTGAGTTAAAAGATGGCGTTAAGCCATTATATGGTGGTGTGGATTTCGCTCATAAAAATGTTGATTTACAAAATAATAAACCATCAAATAGCATAAAATATTCTTATAAAGAGCAGGTATTAATTCCTAGCTTATCATCATATTCAAAAGTGACTAATGTTATTGCTACAATTGTCAAAGATGAAAAATTAAAGCCTCAGCAGGTAATTGTAATTAATACAAACACACCTATTTTAGGTGAAGAACTCAAAAAACATTTAGAGCTGTTTTTACTACCAAAAGATAAGCCAGCTTTTTTAGGAGTAACAAATAAAAAAGATTATAGATGGCAAAGCCCAAAAGAAATAACCGATGATATTCTTAAATCTAGTGAGAAAGTAAATTTTGAGCTGCTACCATCTGTGCCCGAAGTTAGTACCATGCATAGTTTCAAGGTCAATACTATTTCTGCAAGATCTCTACTTGTTAAGGTAAATAGCGGGATTAAGGCATCAGGAGGTTTGATGCTTGGTAGCGATTATGCTCAAATAGTGCAAATACCTGAAAATCTTAGAGAAGTTAAATTAATGTCTGACGGCTCTATTCTCTCATTATCAGGTGAAAAAGTACTGCCTGTTTATTCTCTTGGGATAGATAAATTATATTTAGAGATCGATAAAATTAATCAACAAGAAATAAATCACTTAATTAGTCAGACAAATAGATATAATAGTTTTGGAAACCCAACTTTCATAAATGAATATTCTTTCAATGAATATAATATTTCAGAGGTGTTTCAAGAAGAGGTAATAATTAACTCTGAAAATTTAAATCTACCTTATTATACTGATTTAGATTTTAGTAAATATTTTAATCTAGAAGCTAAAGACAGTTATTCTAAAGGTTTATTTTTGACAAAAGTTTTTGCTAAAGATAATCAAGGTAATATAATTTCTCAAGATAAAAGGTTAATTCTAGTAACTGATCTTGGTCTAATAGTGAAAACCGATAAAGATGGAACACATAATATATTCGTTTCATATATTAGTAATGGTAAACCAGCAAGCGGTGTTAAAGTTGATATTATAGGTCTTAACGGTGAGGTAATAGAAAGTCAAGAGACAGATAGCAACGGGCATGCCGTTTTATCTAACGTTAAAGATTCTAGTAAAGAAAAAACGCCTGTAGCTTACATATTAACCACAAGCGATGATTTCTCATTTATGCCTTATGGAAGAGTGGATCGCCAAGTTAATTATTCTCGTTTTGACGTATCAGGAGTAGTTAGTTCCGATCAAGGACTAAAGGCTTATCTATTTTCTGATCGTGGAATTTATAGACCAGGAGAACATGGACATATAGGTATTATCCTAAAGCAAAATGATTGGCAAGGAAAATTTGATGGGCTACCTCTAGCTGTAGAGGTAACTAATCCTCGTGGGCAGATAATAGATAAAGGTAAGATAACATTAAATCCAGACGGATTTACCGAATATTTATTTAATACATATGACGAGTCTTTAAGTGGTACATATAATGTAAGTCTATATTTAGTAAGCGATAAGGGGGATAATAGTTATCTCAATAGTATAAGTTTAAGAGTTGAAGATTTTCAGCCTGATCGTATGAAAATAAACATAAACTTCAATAACTTAAAGGATGAATTATGGACAAATCCTAAAAACCTTAAAGCAAATGTTAATCTTATAAATCTTTATGGTACGCCGGCAGAAAATAGAAAAGTTAGCGGCTATATCGATATTAGACCAACACAATTCTTTGTGCCTGCTTTTAAAGATTATAAATTTTACAGCAGTAAAGAAAATAAAGAATTTTTTAGCGAACGCTTAGGCGATATTACTACCGATTCTAAAGGGGATGCTAGTTTTGCACTGAATCTTGAAAAATATTATAATGCTACTTTTAATTTGACACTTTCAGTAGATGGATTTGAGCCTGATTCAGGAAGAAGTGTAAATGCAAATAAATCAATCATAGTTTCACCGCTAGATTATATAATAGGCTTCAAAAGCGATAGTGATTTAAAATATCTCAAAAGAGGAACTACTCCAAAAATAGAGTTCATTGCTATATCAAATAAAGCAGATAAAGTAGCAGTTCCTGACTTGAGTCTTACTTTAAAGAAAATTAATCATGTAAATAATTTAGTGGCTGATGGTGGGGGTAATTATTCCTATAAATCAGTTCCTATTGAGACGAATATATCTTCTGATAAAATCGATATTACAGTAGAAGACGGCTTTGTTTATAATATACCTACTAAAGAAGCAGGCGATTACGTTATTTATTTAACAGATAAAGATGGAACTATATTCGCTCAAAGTGAGTTTTCGGTAATAGGTGAGGGCAATGTTACGGCTAACCTAACTGAAAAGGCTAATTTAACAGTTAAGCTTGATCAAGATTCTTATGAAGCTGGTGATACGATTCTTTTAAATATTATTACTCCTTATACAGGATACGGGTTAATTACTATTGAAACTGATAAGATGCATAATTTTACTTGGTTTAAAACGGATGAAAATAACACTATTCAGGAAATCAAAATACCTAATGAATTTGAAGGCAAAGGATATGTAAACGTACAATTCGTTAGGGATCTAGACGCTAAAGAAATCTTTATGTCGCCATTTAGTTATGCAGTAGTACCTTTCACCTCTGATGTACATAAACATAATCAAGAAATTGAACTAGCACTTCCTACAAAGATAAAATCAGGTGAGAAACTAACTATTAATTATAGCACCACAAACCCAGGTAAAATTGTAATATTTGCTATTGATGAGGGAATATTATCATTTGCTGGTTATCAAACACCTGATCCGCTTAATTATTTCATAGGTAATAGAGCCCTTGAGGTAACTACATCACAAATTATGGATTTAATATTGCCAGAAAGCTCATTTTTAATGAAAGCTATGGCAGCACCTGCAGGTGATTATGCTATGGATATTAGCAGAAACCTTAACCCATTTAAAAGAAAAGATCAGCCCCCTGTAGTATTCTGGTCAGGAATTTTAGATGCAGCTCCTGATAAAAGAGAAATTACATTTAATATTCCAAGCTACTTTAACGGCACTTTAAGAGTTATGGCAGTATCAGCAAGTCTTGAAGCTGCTGGAGCTTTCAAATCTGATGTTTTAGTACAATCAGATATTATTATTACTCCAAACTTACCTTTATTTGTAGCTCCAGATGATGAGTTCACAGTACCGGTAACAATATTTAATAATTTAAAAGATTCAGGAAATGCTCAAGTTTTTGTAAATATTGAGACAAGTAACGGGCTTAAAATCCTAGAATATCCTAATGAAATACAGATTGATGAAAATAAAGAAGCTACTATTAATGTTAAATTAAAAGCAACAGATAAGCTTGGTTCGGCTGACTTCAAGGTTACAGCTTCTATAAATCACCTTAAACCTGATATTATCTCTTTGGCTGTAGTACATAGCTCTGAAATTACCGCAACAACTAGTGTACGTCCGCCTATGCCTAATGTTACAACAGTTGATACTGGCTTTGCAGCTGGTAATAACATTACTCTAAAAATCGCAAGAGATTTATATCCGGAATTTGCTAAATTACAAATTTCTGCTTCTAAATCACCGCTTGCTATTATTTCTGGTTTTAGAGATTTCTTAAATAATTATCCTTATGGCTGCACTGAGCAATTAATAAGCCAAAATTTTGCTAATGTTTTACTATATGATCAGCAAAATCTAGTTACCATACTCCAAACAGATCGTAAGAAAATGGATGAGTCATTATCTAAAGCTTTTCAAATGCTATCAGAACGTCAAAATTATGATGGTGGGTTTAAATATTGGAATAATGTTAGTGATAGTTCTGATCCATTCATTTCTGTTTATGCTATGCATTTTTTAACCGAAGCAGCTAGTAAATATTTAGCCGTTCCTAGCGATACATTCAATCAAGGTATATATTATTTAGAAAATATGGCAAATAGGTCTATTAGTTCCTTAAATGAAGCTAGAGAAAAAGCATATGCAGTCTATATTTTAACTAGAAATAATGTGATTACCACAAGCTATATCGCAAATATTTTAAAATATTTAGAAGAATATCAACAAGATAAATGGCATAATGATTTAACCGCCGTTTATTTAGCTGCTAGCTATAAAATGCTACAAATGAATGAAGAAGCAGATAAATTATTAGATAAGTTTACGTTAGATAAATCTACAATATTAAAAACAGATTATCTATATTATAGTCCGCTAATAAAATATAGTGAGTATTTATATCTGATCTCTTTACATTTCCCTGAAAGACTAAAAAGCTTTGATCAGAAAGTTGTAGAGGATATAGCAAATTTTGCTAAAGATAATTACAGCACTCTATCAGCAAGCTACGCAATTATGGCAAGTATTACCTATGCTAATAAAATAAATAACGCAGATGAAAATACTATTAAAGTAAATTATTCTAACCAAGAAGTTGTTTTAGAAAATAACAAAATAATGCAAGCTAATTTCCTAATAAATGAAGCTAAAGAAGTTAATTTAACTTCAACAAATAATGGCTTTTTCTATCAGCTTTTAACTTCAGGATATGATAAAATTTTAAAAGAAAATAAAGAGATTGTAAAAGGTATAGAGATAACTAAAAAATATCTGGATGAGAATAATAAAGAAATAAATAAAGTAAAATTAGGTGATAATGTCACAGTAAAAATTACTATGCGTTCTAATAGTACTAATGCCTTAAATAATATGGTGATCCTTGATTTATTACCAGCAGGCTTTGAGCTTTTACCAGATAATAATATAAATATTTTAGAACTTGATAAACAGGCAATGATTTGGAGACCGATATATACAAATCGTCGCAATGATAGAATAATGATTTTTGGCACTATTCCTAACCATGAAATGACTTATCAATATAAAATTAAAGCCGTCAATAAAGGAATATTTACACTTCCTGCTATTTATAGTGAATCTATGTATGACCCTAATACTTACTATAGAGGAGTTATAGGTAGTATTATTATAGAATAA
- a CDS encoding gamma-glutamyl-gamma-aminobutyrate hydrolase family protein (Members of this family of hydrolases with an active site Cys residue belong to MEROPS family C26.), translated as MLVTFENIEQIYKLLTTTDLSTLTISTENLKILLAYNQLLDDTEYNEENRKQLKKLLQDNFNEINLSKVAETINDHRAKFTGNIDEHLHEARLDCINYLLPKIYELSEAPEIKAALKDRSLPLDNIDEKLYEEILPHINELLPKICNSHEISQIKKLFNKEPLPSKDIDQSLYEEILPYTKLLSKMYNLDEAVLAKRLATYFSNIEEIKGYLETVNYTNSDTILWSFQDEQKPDSSNNTKPTIALSYNPEVGGGTAEEAKERIMEQDGNAIYIDYRKIVPLNTKTQSIEKILEAGKAKEMLQNVDGLIIPGNEVAVYPELFDSKENFGETDKERSIAESILIDVAIQKGIPITGICGGHQLINVYFGGKLANVDELDYSKVRIDKDLELARITKNSSIVEDLESAHLPPQKFWASHKQIVKKIGNLNFINPVAMIENEIVATESEFGAPIKTFQFHPEILSEQSEIELERNKKIFKIFVETCNNYRNKKINLGEIKQDIEIITEPQDDNHENEISVENLKDFRNSIKEISSKISTNKYSTFEEIETNNKRLQQIIISKKINRDLNEKEIALINLGVTAKQFIEQNDDLISTLCNNFYGLKSLVGLGFTLERLFSKDTEEQKFFIQYGYNVKTLVELGISLETLLSKDTEEQKFFIQYGNNIKLLTELGISLETLLSKDTEEQKFFIQNAYNIKYLKEIGISIPELVAMESEQQKFLIQYTSNVKYSIETKFPTSEQKLIIEAILIKKLVSLSEFHNMDLNQQKSFVENTDFKGYDAPVLDQEITDMPVIGVSSEFPTDQA; from the coding sequence ATGCTGGTTACATTTGAGAATATAGAACAAATTTATAAATTACTAACTACTACTGATTTAAGTACTTTAACAATAAGTACAGAAAACCTTAAAATTTTATTAGCATATAACCAGTTATTAGATGATACAGAATATAATGAAGAAAACCGAAAGCAACTAAAGAAATTACTACAAGATAATTTCAATGAAATAAACTTAAGTAAAGTAGCTGAAACAATAAATGACCACAGAGCCAAATTCACAGGTAATATAGATGAACACTTGCACGAAGCAAGGTTAGATTGCATTAATTATTTACTCCCTAAAATATATGAATTGTCTGAAGCCCCTGAAATAAAAGCAGCATTAAAGGATAGATCTCTACCTTTAGATAATATAGATGAAAAATTATACGAGGAAATACTACCACACATTAATGAGTTACTTCCTAAAATATGTAATTCGCATGAAATATCTCAAATAAAAAAATTATTTAATAAGGAACCTCTACCTTCAAAGGACATAGATCAAAGCTTATACGAGGAAATACTGCCATATACTAAGTTACTTTCTAAAATGTACAATTTAGATGAAGCAGTATTAGCTAAACGACTAGCAACTTATTTTTCAAATATAGAGGAAATTAAAGGATATTTAGAAACAGTAAATTATACAAATTCTGACACTATATTATGGAGTTTTCAAGACGAGCAAAAACCAGATTCTTCTAATAATACTAAACCTACTATTGCTTTAAGTTATAATCCAGAAGTAGGAGGGGGTACAGCAGAGGAAGCCAAAGAACGTATAATGGAACAAGACGGGAATGCTATATATATAGATTATAGAAAGATTGTGCCATTAAATACTAAAACTCAATCTATAGAAAAGATTTTAGAAGCTGGAAAAGCAAAAGAAATGCTTCAGAACGTTGATGGTCTGATAATTCCTGGTAATGAAGTAGCAGTTTATCCTGAATTATTTGATAGTAAAGAAAATTTTGGTGAAACTGATAAAGAACGCTCGATAGCAGAAAGTATATTGATAGATGTTGCTATACAAAAAGGTATACCAATAACAGGAATATGCGGTGGGCATCAACTTATAAATGTATATTTTGGAGGTAAATTAGCTAATGTTGATGAGCTAGATTATTCAAAAGTTAGGATTGATAAAGATTTAGAATTAGCCCGTATTACTAAAAATTCATCTATTGTTGAAGATTTAGAATCAGCCCATCTACCACCTCAAAAATTTTGGGCTTCTCATAAACAAATAGTAAAAAAAATTGGTAATTTAAACTTTATAAATCCAGTTGCAATGATAGAAAATGAAATAGTGGCAACTGAATCAGAGTTTGGAGCCCCAATTAAAACTTTTCAGTTCCATCCAGAAATATTATCTGAACAAAGTGAAATAGAATTAGAACGAAATAAAAAAATATTTAAAATATTTGTTGAGACTTGTAATAATTACCGAAATAAAAAAATAAATTTAGGAGAAATAAAGCAAGACATAGAAATAATTACTGAACCCCAAGATGATAACCATGAAAATGAAATATCAGTTGAAAACCTTAAGGATTTTAGAAATTCTATCAAGGAAATTTCTTCTAAAATTTCTACTAATAAATATTCTACTTTCGAAGAAATAGAAACAAATAATAAACGATTACAGCAAATTATCATCAGTAAAAAAATTAATCGTGATTTAAATGAAAAGGAAATAGCATTAATTAATTTAGGTGTAACTGCTAAACAATTTATAGAGCAAAATGATGATTTAATCTCAACATTATGTAATAATTTCTATGGGCTAAAAAGCTTAGTAGGATTAGGATTTACTTTAGAAAGGTTATTTAGTAAGGATACTGAAGAACAAAAGTTTTTTATTCAATATGGCTATAATGTAAAAACCCTAGTAGAATTAGGGATTTCTTTAGAAACATTACTTAGTAAAGATACTGAAGAACAAAAGTTCTTTATTCAATATGGTAACAATATAAAACTCTTAACAGAGTTAGGAATTTCTTTAGAAACATTACTTAGTAAAGATACTGAAGAGCAAAAATTCTTTATTCAAAACGCCTATAATATAAAATATTTAAAAGAAATAGGGATTTCTATACCTGAATTAGTTGCTATGGAATCAGAACAACAAAAGTTTTTGATTCAGTATACCTCAAATGTTAAATATTCAATCGAAACAAAATTTCCTACATCTGAGCAAAAGTTAATTATAGAAGCTATATTAATAAAAAAATTAGTTTCGTTAAGTGAGTTTCATAACATGGATCTCAATCAACAAAAATCCTTTGTTGAAAATACAGATTTCAAAGGATACGATGCTCCTGTATTAGATCAAGAAATAACTGATATGCCTGTAATAGGCGTATCTTCTGAATTTCCTACAGATCAAGCCTAA